A window from bacterium encodes these proteins:
- a CDS encoding DUF502 domain-containing protein yields MKETVRRLWATALRGLVALVPLGVVAFLVASALPVLIGLAELLEGVLPFGPVTNILIAGLATILAVVALCFAVGALLGTRPGDAVKRAVDRFLEGSIPLYGAARKLAERVTGTHGEEFSAVEIDLHGSGTSVLGLFVESLSDERCAVFVPMAPTAAVGQVYVVPRDRVTFLEVPLQEAIGVLTEWGVGASKLYDGSRGVE; encoded by the coding sequence ATGAAGGAAACGGTGCGGCGACTCTGGGCGACGGCACTGCGCGGGCTCGTCGCGCTCGTACCGCTCGGCGTCGTGGCGTTCCTGGTCGCCTCTGCGCTGCCGGTGCTCATCGGGCTCGCCGAGTTGCTCGAAGGCGTGCTGCCGTTCGGCCCCGTCACGAACATCCTCATTGCCGGGCTAGCAACGATCCTGGCCGTCGTCGCATTGTGCTTCGCCGTCGGTGCCTTGCTCGGGACGCGCCCCGGCGATGCGGTCAAGCGCGCCGTGGACAGGTTCCTGGAGGGGTCGATTCCCCTGTACGGGGCGGCGCGGAAGCTCGCGGAACGCGTCACGGGAACTCACGGAGAGGAATTCTCGGCGGTCGAGATCGATCTCCATGGTTCCGGCACGTCGGTGCTCGGGCTCTTCGTCGAATCGTTGTCGGACGAGCGCTGCGCGGTCTTCGTGCCGATGGCGCCCACCGCAGCGGTCGGCCAGGTCTACGTGGTGCCCCGGGATCGAGTCACGTTTCTCGAGGTTCCCCTGCAGGAAGCCATCGGCGTGCTCACGGAATGGGGCGTCGGTGCCTCCAAGCTCTACGACGGATCGAGGGGCGTCGAGTAA